The DNA window GGTGCTGCAGGTGGAGAGCGAGGTGGTGGTCCGCCAGCTCGTCTCCAACCCCTTCGACTTCCTCCTCGACCCCCACGCCGTCTCCTTTCCCTTTTCCTATGACGCCGGCGAGCGGGCCGATCTGGAGCCCTGCCTGGAACCCCTTTACCCGGACGAGGCGGAGATCGTCCGCGACTGGCTCGACGCCGCCGCGCCCGCGCCGCCCGTGGAGACGCTCGCGTTCCTCGACGCGCTCAACCAGGCCATGCGGCGCGACTTCCAATATCAGCGCCGGGAAGAGCCGGGCGTGCAGACCCCGGCGGAGACGATCGCCAAGCGCAGCGGCTCCTGCCGGGACTACGCCACCCTCTTCCTGGAGGCTTGCCGCCAGGCGGGCTTGGCCGCCCGCTTCGTCAGCGGCTACGTCTACAATCCCAACCACGACCACGGCTCCACCCACGCCTGGGCGGAGGTCTACCTCCCCGGCGCGGGCTGGAAGGGCTATGACCCGACGGCAGGCCTCCTGGCCTGCGAGATCCACGTCCCCGTCGCCGTCGCCCGCCATCCGGCGGCCGCCGCGCCCGTCGCCGGGGTCTTCTACGGGCCGGGCCGCTGCCTGGGGATGGACGTGACGGTGCAGGTAAAGGAGGTGGCGTGACGACGCTCGCCCAGGTGGGCCGCGCGGTCGACGCCGCCTTGGCCCGCTCCGGCGTCGCCGTCACCGTCGGCGGGGAGCCGACTTTCATCGCCGCCGACCACCGGCACGCGGAATGGAACTTCGACGCCCTGGGGCCGGAGAAGCTGGCCTACGGCCGCCGCTTTGCCGCCGCGCTGCGGCGCAAGCTGGCCCCCGGCTGCCTGGTGACCCACACGATGGGCAAGCAGTATCCGGGCGAGCCGCTGCCGCGCTGGGCCATTGGCCTTCATTGGCGCAAGGACGGCAAGCCGCTGCTGCCGGGGAAGGGAATCGCCTACCGCCTCGACCGCGCGGGCCTGCAAAAGCCGGAGGCCGCCGCGCGGCTGGCCCGCGCGCTGCCCGCGCTCCTCAAGCTCAAGGCGAAGCCCTTGCCCGCCTTCGAGAATCCGCCGGGGAAAAAGCCCGCCGGGTGGGTGCTGCCGCTGGACGGCGGCGCGGGCGCGTGGACCTCGCCCGCGTGGAAGCTTCCCGGGCCCTGCCTCCTTTGGCCGGGGCAGAGCCCCCTGGGCCTGCGCCTCCCGCTGGGAGAGCTGCCGCCGGAGACGCCGCGCCGCGCGCTGACGGTGGAGACGCGGGATGGGGAGCTTTCCGTCTTCCTGCCCCCGGTGGAGAAGCTGGAGGATTACCTCGACCTGCTGCGCGCCGTACGCGCGGCGGCGGGCGGGGAGAAGCTGCTCCTCGAGGGCTACGCGCCCCCTTCCGGGGAGGAGCTGGTGCGGCTCAACGTCATCGCCGATCCGGGCGTCCTGGAGGTGAACCTGCCGCCCGCCGCCCTCCAGGCGGAGGCCGACCGCTTCATCGACGCGCTCTACGCCGCCGCGCCCGCCTGCGGCCTGCGGCCCTGGAAATACCAGTTCACGGGCCGGAAAATCGGCACCGGCGGCGGCGCGCACATCCTCCTGGGCGGGCCGAAGGCGGAGGAGAGCCCCTTCTTCCAACGCCCCCGGCTCCTGCCCAGCTTCGTCCGCTTCCTCCAGCGCCACCCTTCGCTCTCCTACCTCTTCACGGGCCTCTTTACCGGGCCGTCCTCCCAGGCACCGCGCGTCGATGAGTCGGCCTACGAGGTGCCGTATGAATTGGAGATCGCCCTGCGTGGCGTCGAGGCGATGCGCCCGCCGGTCGACAAGCCGCTCCTGGACCTGATGCTGCGCAACCTCCTCATGGACACGGTGGGCAACACCCACCGCGCGGAGATCAGCGTCGACAAGCTGTGGAACCCCTTTGCGCCGAACGGGTGCCTGGGGCTGGTCGAGTTCCGCGCCTTCGAGATGCCGCCGGAGCCCGCCATGCTCCGGGCCGCGGTGACCCTCCTGCGCGCGCTGGCGGCGGCCTTTCTGGCCCGGCCCTACGGCCTGCCGCTGAAGCGCTGGGGGGAGGCCCTGCACGACCGCTACGCCCTGCCCGTTTTCCTCAAGCGGGATTTCCAGGAGGTCCTGGCTTTCCTTCAGCGCGCGGGCTTCGCGCTGGAATGGGAGCACTTCGCGCCGTGGTTCGAGTTCCGCTTCCCGGTCATCGGACGGCTGGCCCACGCGGGCCGGGCGATCGAGTTCCGCCAGGCCATCGAGCCCTGGCCCGTCCTGGGGGAGCAGCCCGCGGGGGGAGGGACCTCCCGGATCGTCGACGCCTCCACCGACCGGCTCCAGGTGCGGGTGCCGGACGCCGCCTGGGCGCGCCGCTTCCGCCTGCTGGCGGCGGGACGCCCCGTCTCCCTCCAGGCCGATCCGGAGGGGGAGGCCCTCCTGGGGGCGGTCCGCTACCGGATGTTCCATTCCCTGCCCAGCCTTCAGCCCCATCTTCCGGCGCAGTCGCCCCTCCTTTTCGAGTGGGTGGAGGCGGCGACGGGACGGACGGTGGCGGCCTGCTCCCTGCTGAACTGGCGCCCCGGCGAGCAGCCCTATGACGGCTTGCCCCAGACCGACCGGGCCGCCCTGGCCCGGGTGGCGGAGCGCTTCGTCCCGGCCCCGAAGGCCCTGGGCCGCGTCCATCCGGCGGCCGGAAAGCCCGCCCGCTGCGGCCGCTACACGACCGACCTGCGGCTTTCCTGATCAGGGCAGCGCGGCAATCGGCTGGGAGACGGCCTGCCGGTAGAGGTCCGGAAACTTCTTTTCCAAGGCGGTCAATTTTTCGGCGACCGGCGCGGCGGGGAAATACCGGCCTAAGGCAGTCAGCGCCTGGCGGTAGGAGCGGATCGCGTCGAGGGTTTCCCCGGCCTGCTCCTGCTTTTCCCCCACCAGGAAGGAATGGAGGGCGCGCAGATCCTCCTGCACCCAGGAGGAGCCGGTGGGTGGGTAGAGTTCGGAATAAGCCTGAAGGTCTTTCCGCAGGAGGCTCCACTCCTTCTTCTTTTGGTCGTCGGCCGCCAGCCGCAGGAGATAGCCCATGGCATCTTCTTCCGCCTTGGGGGCGGGGGCGTCGCTCCGGTCGAGCAGGGCGGCGGCCAGCTTGAGCCGGAGCTCCCGTTGCAGCGCGGGCGTGGTGCCTGGATCGCCGGAACGATCGGAAAAAAGGGTGTTACCCCGGAGCTGCAAAAGGGCCTGCTCATAGTCCCCCTGCTGATAACATTGGTAGGCACGCAGCAGCTGGGTGAGGGTTTGGAGTTTTTCCTCGGTGGCGGGGGAGAAGCTCGATCGATTCGCCGCCCGCAGCTGCGCGATGGCGGACGGGAGATCGTCCAGGGTCTTCGGCTCCGGCAAAGAGAGCGGCAATACGGGCGATACGGCGCCTCTGGTGGGTTGGGAGGGCTGAGAGGGAGAGCTGGTTTGTTCGAGGAGCCAGGAACGCGGGATGGGCATGAAGTTGGGAGAGCCGCCGGCCAGGCTGTGCAGGATATCACGGGCCTCCGCGTTGTTGCCGGTTTGCAGGGCGACCAGGTAGCCCTGCCACCGCTGCACGTATTGGATCGCGGCGTTAAGTTCGTTGCGGAGGGGGGCGACGTCCGAAATGGATGAGTCCCGATTCTGGACGGCCCCCAGCGTGGAGAGAATGAGGTCGAACGAGGCGGGGTTTTTTTCCTTGGCGTCGCGGGACGCGGCGACCGCATCGGAGGCGCTTTTCAGGGCGGTCTGCGCCTCCCGCACCCATACGTCGCGCCGGGCGGTCACGGTCTTGGAGATCTCGGCGGAGAGGGCCGCGGTGGCCTCCAACATGGCGGGGGAGGGGTCGAGCCGGGTGATATTGTTGATCGCCGTGCGGGCTTGGGCGTAATTGCTTTCCCGGAGGGCCTGGCGAAGGTGGTTCAATGGACTGGGGAAAACGGCCCCATCGGTTCGGGCGGTGGCCTCTACGGCTTTGAACAGTGCGTCGAAAGGATCGGCCTCCGTTTCGGCGAAGGCCGAGGCGGCCGTCATGATGAGTATGCAAAACCTCAAAGCCCAATATTTCCCCATGGCTGCCTCCTGGTTGGTGAAACGCAGGTTACGTGACCGAGCCCTTCCTTTACAAGGCGGAAAGCCGCCATTACAGTTCCCTTATGCACGCCGACGGCTTGTTCCTGGCCCTTCTTCCCCATGGGCTCGACTGGGTTTGGATCGTTCTCATCGTTCTCCTCCTCTTCGGACCGAAGAAGCTGCCGGAGCTGGCGCGCGGCCTGGGCAAGAGCCTGGGCGAGTTCAAGAAGGCGAAGGCCGACTTCGACCAGGAACTGAAGCAGAGCATGCAGACGCCGCCTCCTGCCGGGACGGCGGGCACGACGGTCGCGACGAGCGTCGTCGTCGATCCGGCGGAAAAGCCGGTCACCCTTTCTCCGCCGCCCGCGCCGCTTCCCGAGGGGAAGCGGGACCCGCAGGCCTGATCCTCCGCGCTATTGCAGCACCTTGTCGGTCGGGAGGAACCCGCCCGGCTTGATGATGAGGTCGGTGCTCTTGTTCGCCTCGATGGCGAAGGGGACCACGGCCCAGGCCTCTTCCTCCCCCTTGCGGACGGGCACCCATAGCAGGTAATTGCCCGGCGGATATTTTCCGTTCTCCTCCAGGTGGTCCCAGGTGAAGCGCCCTTCCGGCGTGAGGGGGAGTTTTTCCAGGACGTTGCGCTGCGGGATCTGGACGACCTGCGCGGTGTAGACCTTGCGCTGCTCGGAGATGTTGGTGCGGACGGCGGCGGTTTCGCTCTCCAGGGTCTGGGCCTCGGACTGGAGGGGGGCTTGCTGCTCGTCCGTGTCGGCGATGGAGGCGTTGCGCCGGTCGATGCGGGTGCGCAGGCCGTCGAGGTGGCCGCCGAGGCCTTGGCGGATGTCGTCCGCCTTCTTCTTGAGGGCGTTACGCCGGGCGTCGTACTCTTTCTCGTAGGCGTGCCAGTCGGCCAGCTGCTGTTCCAGCCAGGTGCGCTCGGCGGGGGCTTTCACCGTGGGGGGCGGGTTGTAGAGGGAGAGGCGGAAGCTGTTTACCCAGATGTCGGGGAAGGGCTGCTTTGGGTCGAGGTCGGGGGAGAGCTTGAGCTGCGCGGCGCGCGCGGCGAGCTGTTGGCGGAATTCCTCCATCTTCGCGGCGTATTCGGCGTCCAGAGCCTTGCCGTCATGGGCCCAAAGGGCGTCGGCTTCCTGGCGGGTGTGGGAGACGGCGGCCTGGATGTCGCTTTGGATGCGGTCGATTTCCTGGGAGTAGAGCCGCTTGCGCTCGTCCAGGCCGCTGAGGTCCCCATGGACGCGGCGGAGGTTTTCTTCCTTGTCGCGGAGGTCTTCCTCGTAGGGGGCGAGGGCGCGGGCGGCTTCCTCCCGCAGGGCGCGGAGGTCGCCGGAGAAGTCGCGGACGACGCAGGCCTCCCGGGGCAGGGTGTAGCCTTCCGGGGCGATGACGAGGCCCTGGACCTGCGTCTGCCGCCAGGTCCAGCCCGCCGCCCAGCCCAGGAATGCCAGGGAGGCGATGGCGGCGACGCGCAGGAAGGCGCGGAATCCCCGGTTGGAGGGGATGGGGGATGAATGGGCCGCGGCGGGGGGCGTGGCGGAGGGGCGCGGGGAGGGCGCGGGGGTGCGGGCCTGCCGCCGCTGGCGGGCCAGGAGCGGCTGCGGCTTCTTCGGCGTGCCGGAATCGGGGGAGGGAGCGCTCACGCGGTTTCGCTGGTGAAGAAGGTGCCCAGGGGGATGGCGCCGGGGAGTAGGCGCAGCCCGGCCTTGCCGACGCGCGGCCCGGCGTCGACCAGGTAGCGCCCCCACCCCGCGGGTTGGAGGAGGGAGCCGGCGGCGCGCAGGCGGCGCGCGGCGGCGGGGGAAAGGGGGGCCAGGAAGAGGCGGCGCGGCTTGGCGCTGTCCCCGGCGGGCGCGGGCTCCTCGGCGGCGTCGCCCGGTTCCAGGAGGTAGAAGAGCTCATGGTCGCGGCCGGGCACGCGGACCTCGCCGCAGGCGCGCAGGCCTTTCATGGAGGCGGGGCCGTGCTTGGCCAGGGCCTCGGCCAGGTCGGGGGCGGAGCAGACGGCCACGTCGGCCTTTTTCCGCCGCAGGGCGGCGCAGAGGGCGGTCCAGGAGGCGGCGGGCAGGTAGCTTTCCCCCGCGCCGAAACGGTACCACGCGGTGAGGAGGGCGGCGCCGCCGTCTTCCAGATAGCCGACCATGACGCGCTTTTGCCGCGCGCGGGAGCTGGAGAAGATTTCCCGGTAGATGGCGCGGAGGTCGGCGGCGGGCAGGGGGCCGCGGCCGCGCTTGGTTTCCAGGTGGCGGAGGAGGAACTCCTCCCGCTCCGGGGTGAAGGAGGGGCGGCCGGCCTTCCGCTTGAACTGGCCGACGCGGATGGAGAGGCGCGTGCGCGTGTTGAGAAGCCGGATGATCTCGGCGTCGACTTTTTCGATCTGCGCGCGCAACGCGGCCAGCGTCATGGGGTTTCCGGCGTGGGTTCTTCCTCGCGGGCGGGTTCTGCCTCGGCTTCAGCCTCGGCATCGGTTTCGAGGCCGTCGCTCTCCGTTTCCGGATCGGCGGCGGCCTGGGGCTCCTCGTCGTGGACGGGAGCCTCCTCCGCGGCGGCG is part of the Verrucomicrobium sp. genome and encodes:
- a CDS encoding chorismate mutase, coding for MTLAALRAQIEKVDAEIIRLLNTRTRLSIRVGQFKRKAGRPSFTPEREEFLLRHLETKRGRGPLPAADLRAIYREIFSSSRARQKRVMVGYLEDGGAALLTAWYRFGAGESYLPAASWTALCAALRRKKADVAVCSAPDLAEALAKHGPASMKGLRACGEVRVPGRDHELFYLLEPGDAAEEPAPAGDSAKPRRLFLAPLSPAAARRLRAAGSLLQPAGWGRYLVDAGPRVGKAGLRLLPGAIPLGTFFTSETA
- a CDS encoding transglutaminase family protein; amino-acid sequence: MTTLAQVGRAVDAALARSGVAVTVGGEPTFIAADHRHAEWNFDALGPEKLAYGRRFAAALRRKLAPGCLVTHTMGKQYPGEPLPRWAIGLHWRKDGKPLLPGKGIAYRLDRAGLQKPEAAARLARALPALLKLKAKPLPAFENPPGKKPAGWVLPLDGGAGAWTSPAWKLPGPCLLWPGQSPLGLRLPLGELPPETPRRALTVETRDGELSVFLPPVEKLEDYLDLLRAVRAAAGGEKLLLEGYAPPSGEELVRLNVIADPGVLEVNLPPAALQAEADRFIDALYAAAPACGLRPWKYQFTGRKIGTGGGAHILLGGPKAEESPFFQRPRLLPSFVRFLQRHPSLSYLFTGLFTGPSSQAPRVDESAYEVPYELEIALRGVEAMRPPVDKPLLDLMLRNLLMDTVGNTHRAEISVDKLWNPFAPNGCLGLVEFRAFEMPPEPAMLRAAVTLLRALAAAFLARPYGLPLKRWGEALHDRYALPVFLKRDFQEVLAFLQRAGFALEWEHFAPWFEFRFPVIGRLAHAGRAIEFRQAIEPWPVLGEQPAGGGTSRIVDASTDRLQVRVPDAAWARRFRLLAAGRPVSLQADPEGEALLGAVRYRMFHSLPSLQPHLPAQSPLLFEWVEAATGRTVAACSLLNWRPGEQPYDGLPQTDRAALARVAERFVPAPKALGRVHPAAGKPARCGRYTTDLRLS
- a CDS encoding twin-arginine translocase TatA/TatE family subunit → MHADGLFLALLPHGLDWVWIVLIVLLLFGPKKLPELARGLGKSLGEFKKAKADFDQELKQSMQTPPPAGTAGTTVATSVVVDPAEKPVTLSPPPAPLPEGKRDPQA
- a CDS encoding transglutaminase family protein encodes the protein MRLRIRHHTVYRYAEAVSFGPHHLMLRPREGHERVIESSRLLVSPAHTLRWRSDAYGNSVAIADFSTPSEVLQVESEVVVRQLVSNPFDFLLDPHAVSFPFSYDAGERADLEPCLEPLYPDEAEIVRDWLDAAAPAPPVETLAFLDALNQAMRRDFQYQRREEPGVQTPAETIAKRSGSCRDYATLFLEACRQAGLAARFVSGYVYNPNHDHGSTHAWAEVYLPGAGWKGYDPTAGLLACEIHVPVAVARHPAAAAPVAGVFYGPGRCLGMDVTVQVKEVA